The Gossypium hirsutum isolate 1008001.06 chromosome D06, Gossypium_hirsutum_v2.1, whole genome shotgun sequence genome contains the following window.
GAGTTTGCTGCTCCTCGAAAGTAAGGTTCGTCAAGACCTGTGTAGTGATGCAGTGTATCCTTTTACAGTTACGAACCCTAAGTAAAAACCGAACAGCCTAAGTAAAACACTAAGGATTCATTTACCTGGTCCAAGATCATTTCAACTGAGATGCCCTCACGAACAATGAAGGACTGGTGATAGATATATGCAAAAACTGCCATCACCATCTATATTTAACAGTCGAACAAGTCAGAGTCGCATAGATATGTTGAACTAGCACTCTAATGAAATGTAGATCCATTCGTTATATTTACTACTTAACAACAGTAAACAACAAAATTCATACAGCTACATATCAATAAAAAACTTTTTCCAACACATATCCGGACATGAGAATTAGATATGAGTCTCCAAGAACCCCTAAATAGACAAAAAAATTTGGACATACCTGTGTAGGACACATGCCTCTATTTAACACTCGCCCCCGAGTCTGACTAATATAAAGACAtgacatttaatttaaatgttcaattaGGATGAAGAGTCCCAATTTTCTTACCTGGCAATCCATTCTATCTGTAATTCCACCATGTCCAGGTATACTATCACCGAAGTCCTGTAGTGATATTGGAAGTGGGGGTTAAAATATTTAAGTATCAAAACAAGCTAAGCAAAATCTGAATAGAGAATACGGAAGGAGTTGATACCTTGATTTTAAAAGCTCGTTTGAAACCACTTGCAAAAAAGCCCCCAAAAGGTGCTATAATTGATGCAAACAAACCAAGGCATAAAGCATGCCACTGAACTGGCAAAATAGAGATCTCTTTCCAAGGAAACTACAAAAAATTGGAATAACGATAACCTTTTAACTTACTCATATTAAAGTTCCCATTGTTAGAATCTATGTTACATGCACTCTTCATTTTCTCGCATCCATGTCTTACATATAAGCTAGAAAATTgcttttgggggggggggaggggggcAAAGTACAATTTTCATCATTATACTAAtatgaaatttcataaaattttaagggGCTAAATGGAAAATCTACCATTTTGAGGGGGACAAAGGCCACTGCCTGCCTGCCTTTGCCTTCACCCCtattttcatatattcacatgTGGGTATAGGAGTATGATCCTCCCAATATAAGAAACAACTTAGAAAAGTTTGGCTATATCTGCTTTGGGTACATATTCTTATCCAACACTTACCCCCGAGCCCAAGTAACATAGCTTAGAATTTGACTATGGGACTTAAAGAACCCAAGCAGTTCGAGTTGAGATGATAATCATTCAACAAACCTACATCGATGAAGACATTAAAGCTTATTATATGTAACTAGCAAATCTTGTTGACTGCAGCGGTTCATATTTAGTAAGAGATACTTCAAAATTGGATGATATTCAAATATCTAGTCTTTCCCTTTTAACCAGGGAAATCGGAACAATCAGACTAGAGTTCATGCCGAAACTTTTATGGGGAAGTTAAAAGTGTAATTGTCTCTTTcaagcaaaccaaatcataccaactgAAAGAATAATTAGGGCAATAGATTCAGATAAAAATTATATGTAAGCTTACCCATTGACTAATCCATCCTGGTAAAGTATAATACTCTGGCTTGAACAATGGACCTGGGTCGCATTGAAGCCAACCAGTTGATAAATCCTGTAATCAGTACCCTCACACCATAAGTTTAATGAAGAAGAAACTGGTGCCTCTTGAAGAATCAAAGAAAAAGTTCGATCCAATAATTACCTTCCTTGGACAGGTTAGCCATTGGAAACGACCCAAGATATTTGCAAGCTGCATATGCAAAATCTTACGTCATGTTTATGAACACGtactaatatgaaaatatataccatAATACAAAACGCGCATAACATAACTTCCCAAGGTTGTTTTAAAGATTCATGATGAAAattggaaagaaaatgaaaataaaaaatgaatgttTATACTTGTCATTCAGCAGCATTAATCAAGGCATCAGCATTAGATATTACAAGGTGTTCAATAATCCTTCACAAATGAAGGGTGAGAAGGATGCTTGTCAGTGCAtaaatctattaaactcatccaCAAATGTAAAATATCAACTATGACTCCTAACATTGATAccacagagaaaaagaaaaacaaataaagaatatTACAAGCCCCTTAAAGCATCAGTAAGGACAGTTGTATTAACTGCATTGAAAATGCTACTACtgcattaaccttttcataaagAACCAGTTTAAACTATTGCATTCTATTTGACTTTTGTAGTTTAGTGAATTTCCCTATCCTATTGATGTAAAACCTGCAGAAGATAAATGAAATCCTGACTACAAACAAGATGGAGTCAAGTTcaagatagaaaaaaaaattatgctcACCACAAATGCAGAGATCATAGTTGTAACAGAAGCTCCAATAAATCCCTCCCACGTTTTCTTCGGAGATAATTTAATTAATGGTGTTCTTCCAAAGAAAAAACCAACGACATAAGCAAAAATATCGTTTATGACAATAAGCGACGCTGGAAGAAGAAACCTGGGAAAAAAAGTTCTTTAGTTAAGCAAGAAGAACAGGATGATGAATAGGGAAAGAGAGAATACAATCAAGGTACCAACATTCAATTGATTAAAATTACAAAACAGAGACCCTTTCAATTTTATCTTCATGATGGTGTAAATTTGCATATCTATATCTGTGTGCAAGTGCACAAAGATAGGAAACGTAATTCTCGAATGAGAAGTTACCAAAAAATTCCTTCAAAGATATTGGCCACAGTGAAGGATGACTGTGTGAACACTACAATCAGAATCATATGCGTCCATGCATACTGGCGAAACTGATACTTGTACATGTTCTTCTTCAATGTAAGAATAAACCACATAAAACCTGATCCCAAGAACCcaacacaaaaaagaaaagatatcaatGGCCATaggtattattttatataaaaggaAAATTCAAGGGGGCAATCACCATATAAAAAAGTAAGAAAAGCATCTAGCATATAAGAAAACGATATAGGCATTCCCAGAAATAATAAACTAGTTCCACTTTGGTCAAAACGATATAGGCATTCACGCATAAAATGAAATGCTTAACCAACCTGCAATGTACAAGAAGTAACAGATAGCCATTTGATACTTGATAAGGCTGCTAACAAACTGATACAAAAATTTGTCCGGAGTAA
Protein-coding sequences here:
- the LOC107963710 gene encoding phosphatidate cytidylyltransferase 2, with the protein product MEKENNIALSSAGTSRVRQRKRSNEVIPEPSKPNGGILLVDDRNKYKSMWIRTYSTVWMIGGFALVVYMGHLYITAMVVVIQIFMAKELFNLLRKAHEDEHLPGFRLLNWHFFFTAMLFVYGRLLSQPLVNSVTPDKFLYQFVSSLIKYQMAICYFLYIAGFMWFILTLKKNMYKYQFRQYAWTHMILIVVFTQSSFTVANIFEGIFWFLLPASLIVINDIFAYVVGFFFGRTPLIKLSPKKTWEGFIGASVTTMISAFVLANILGRFQWLTCPRKDLSTGWLQCDPGPLFKPEYYTLPGWISQWFPWKEISILPVQWHALCLGLFASIIAPFGGFFASGFKRAFKIKDFGDSIPGHGGITDRMDCQMVMAVFAYIYHQSFIVREGISVEMILDQVLTNLTFEEQQTLLAKLGQILQDRLGHS